The following DNA comes from Occultella kanbiaonis.
TCGACCGTCAGATCGAACCCGTCGAGCGCGCGAGTGGTGCCGAACGTCTTGACGAGGTTCTCGGTGCGGATCGCGGTCATCTGTCTACCTTCCATCTTCCGGTTCGGTGGCCGGGGACTCGCCCGGCAGGCTGGCGGCGAACGCGTCCAGCAGGCTGCGGTCGACGAGCAGGCCCTCGGTGTAGAGCTCGAGGCTCGGCACCGTGATCTCCTCGGTGTAGGCCTGCAGGAGGCCCGCGAGCGCGTCCAGATCGAGACGGTCCCGGGCCGCCGGCATCCGGAGCAGCAGGGCGCCGAGACTGGACTCGACGACGTACCGCGCCCGGGCCTTCGGCGCCAGGCTCGGCCGGATCGAACCGTCCGCCACCCCGGCCTCGAGGTAGTCCGCGGTGGCGGCGACCATCCTGTCCACGAACGCGGTCAGCACCGGTCCGCCGTGCTGCAGGAGGCGCAGCATGTAGCCGACCATGGCACTGTGCTGACCGAGGCCGGACAGCCACGCCGCCGCCGTGCTCGCGCCGCCGTCACGCAGCAGTTCATCATCGGCTCGGAACATCTCGTCCAGCACGAACTGGTCGCACGCCTCACGCAACCCGTCCCGGGAGCCGAAGTGGTGCAGGATCAGGCCCGGGCTGACCCCTGCGTCGGCCGCGATGGTCCGCAACGGTGCGGTGAGTCCGTCGGTCGCGAAACGCCTGACCGCCGCGTCGCGGATGCGAGCGCGGGCGGTCAGGTCATCTACGGACCGGTCCGAACCGGTCGTGGTTGAACGCACGTTCAGGATGCTACACGCGCATTCAACGGTCGTCCACCTGGCGACGCCCGGCCGGGTGTCCTGCTACGGCTCATGGCCGCCGCGGGCCGCAGGAACGCACCCGGACGCGCGTGACAGTGCGGACCCACGTCCGCCCGCACGGTCAGCACCGGTCACCTCCCGCGGTTCGTCCGGGTGGCTCCGCGCACCGGCAGCAGCCCGATCAGCGCGGCGCCGACGCCCAGGTGCATGGCGCCGAGGGTGAGGGCAGCCTCCAGCGACTGCGCCTGCCCGACCGGGCCGAGCAGGGAGACCACGGTGAACGCGACGGCGATCAGGACCCAGAGCTTCGGGGCGCCCGCCGTCAGCCGCTCGAGCAGGGCAAGGGAGCCCCATCCGGCGAGGCCGGCGACCACGCACGCGACGATGACCGAGCCGAGTCCGATCTGCGTGGTCGCCTCGGCCATGGTCACCGACAGGTCCACGCCGCGGCCGGGCACCGCGATCAGCCAGGTGCCCACCCCGACGGCGGTGGCGACCCCGACCGCGAGGGTCCGGCGCAGCCGGCGCGCCGAGGTCGACATCCTGGATGTTGCGGTGGTGGCTGGGGGCGAGGTCGTGGTGCTCATCTCGGATCACTCCTTCGGTGACGTCGGTGCCGCACGGTGCGGCCACCGGTTCCACCGTCGCGCCAGCGGGGCGCCGCCGGTACCGGCCGTGGGTCCACCCGGGCCCGGCCGTCGGGCGGGAGGGGTACCGACCTTCGGCCGTATCCGCCGCGGCCCGCCGATTCCTACGCTGAAGGCCATGAGGACACTGCACGATGTCTGCGCCGTCGATCCGCGGCGTCCGCCGCGGGAGGTCACGGCCGTGATGATGGTCGGGCTGGCTGCGCTGGCCGGCCTGACCCTGGTGAGCATGATCTCGAACGCGTCGTCGACGGCGTTCGTGGTCCTGGACGTCGGCGTCGCCGTGGCGTCGGTGTTGTGCGTGCCGCTGCTGGCGCGCCGGCCGGTGCCGGGCGCCGCCGCGCTCGCCCTGTTGGCGACGTTGTCCCCGATCGCGACCACCGGGTCCACCATGGGCACGTACTACGTGGCCCGGAACGCCCCGCTGCCGGACGCCGTCGGGATCGCCGTGATCGGGTTCGGCGCCAACCTCGTGCAGTTCCTGTGGCGGCCGATGCCGGGTATCGACACCTTCTGGTTCGTGCTCCTCGACGCCGCCGCGCACGCGGCTCTGCTCGGCGTCGGCGCCCTGTTCCGCTCCCGCGAGCAGCTGATCAGATCCCTGCTGGAGCGGGCCGCCCTCGCCGAGGCGGACCGGGATCGGCACGCGGACGAGGCCCGGCTCGCCGAGCGGTCCCGGATCGCCCGGGAGATGCATGACGTGCTGGCCCACCGGCTATCGCTGCTGGCCACGTACGCAGGTGCGCTGGAGTACCGGCCGGACGCCCCGCCCGAGCAGGTCGCCCGGGCCGCCGGGGTGCTGCGCACGGGCACCCACGAGGCCCTCGAGGACCTCCGTGAGGTGATCGGCGTGCTCCGCCTGCCCGACGGCGACGGACCCGACCGGCCCCGGCCGCAGCCCGACGTGCCCGAGATCGGGCGGCTGATCGCCACGGCGCGCGCCTCGGGCATGGACATCGCCTACTCCGCCGGCTACGCGGACCCGACGAGCCTGCCCGGTGCAAGTGCACGGACCGGCTACCGGATCGTGCAGGAGGCCCTGACGAACGCCCGCAAGCACGCACCCGGCGCCCCGGTGCGGGTGCGCGTGGCCGGCGAGCCGGGCGAGGGCCTGAACATCGAGGTCAGCAACGACGCCGCGACCCGGTCCGCCGACGCGACGCTCGTGGGCTCCTCGGCCGGCCTGATCGGCCTGGCCGAGCGGGTCGACCTCGCGCACGGCCGGCTCACCCACGGGCCGCACGCCCAGGGTTTTCGGGTCGTCGCCTGGCTACCATGGCCACGGTGACCCACAGCGCGCAGCCAGGAACGCAGGGATCAGGGCCGGAGCGCACGCTCCGGGTCCTGCTGGTGGACGACGACGCACTCGTCCGGGCCGGGCTGACCATGATGCTCGACGGCACCACCGCGGCCGGGACCACGGTGCGGGTGGTCGGCGAGGCGGGCGACGGCGACGAGGTCCCCGATGCCCTCGCCGCGCATCCCTGCGACGTGGTCCTCATGGACCTGCGGATGCCGCGGGTGGACGGGATCACCGCGACCGAGCGGCTGCGCTCGGCCTCCGACGCGCCGGAGGTCGTCGTGCTGACGACGTTCCACACCGATGCCGAGATCGTCGGGGCCTTGCGGGCCGGCGCGAGCGGGTACCTGCTCAAGGACACGCCGCCCGCCGAGATCGTGACCGCGCTGGCCAGGGTGGCCGACGGCGACGCGGTGCTCTCGCCCGAGGTCACCCGGCATCTCATCGCCCGCACGGTCGGCGAGGTCGGCCCCCGGGAGTCCGCCCGCAAGCGACTGGACCGGCTCAGCGAGCGGGAGGCGGAGGTGGCCCGCGAGATCGCCCGCGGCGCCACGAACGCGGAGATCGCGGGCGCGCTGTTCCTGTCGGTGGCCACCGTGAAGGCGTACGTCTCGACGGTCCTGACCAAGCTCGGGGTGGGCAACCGCACCCAGATCGCGCTGCTCGTGCACGACGGCGGGTGGCTGGAGGCGTAGGGGTCTGGCAGGTTGGGTGCATGGACCGCTGGGAGACCTTCCGCTCGGGGACCGCGAGTTCGCCCGAGGCGCCCGACGGCGCCTTGCACCGCACCTTCGACGACCTGGTCCTGCGGACCCGGGTCGCGTTCCCGCTCGCCGGCGGCGCCCACTACCGCGCCGAGTCCGTGATCCGGTTCGCCCACGGCGCGCGCACGTGGGAGTCCGCGACGTTCCGGTCCGAGCCGGATGGACGGCACTCGAACGTGGACCGGGTGAGCGCGGGCCTGGACGCGGACACGATGCCGAGCTACGGGGAGTTCGTGCTGCTCGCGGACCTGATCGCCTCCGGTGAGCCGGCCGTGCGCTACATCCGCCTCGATGACTCCGACCCGGTCGGCGGCGCCGATCGGGCCACGCTCGAGCGGCAGGGCACCGAGACCGTCACCCCACCCGGTGGCACCCCGCTCGAGGCGAGGCGCTACGGCGTGGTGGTCGATCGCGAGCAGATCGGCACGCACTGGGTGGTCGAGGGAAGGGTCGAGCTGAGCGACTGGAACGGCGCCACCTCGGTGCATGTCGACTCCGCGGCGACGGCCCTGGCCGGGCTGCCCGACGCCCTGCTCGCGTTCCTGCGCGAAGGGTTCGGCAGCGCCGAGCACCGCGGCAGGGACTCGAGCGGGTGAGTCTCGAACGGGCCTGCTCGTGCGGGAGCGGCGCGGCCTACGACGCCTGTTGCGGCCCACTGCACCGGCAGGAGCGGTACGCGAGCACCGCGGAGGAACTGATGCGGTCCCGGTACTGCGGGTACGCCGTCGGGGCCCTGGACCACGTGTTCCGGACCTGGCACCCGCGCACCCGGCCCGCGGAAATCGAGCCCACGGCCGGGTTGACCTGGCTCGGCCTGACGATCGTGGCCACCGACGCCGGCGGGCCGGACGACCGTGACGGCGTCGTCGAGTTCCGGGCCAGGTACTCCACCGTCGCGGGTCCGGGCGAGCTGCACGAGCGGAGCACCTTCACGCGGCGGGCCGGGCGCTGGGTCTACGTCGACGGTGACATCGACCCGTAGCCCGGTCGTCCCGACGAGGCAGCCCCGCCCGGCCCTCGAACTCAGTCCCAGCCCGGGCTGACCAGGCCGGACTCGTAGGCGAGCACCACGAGCTGGGCGCGGTCGCGCGCGTGCAGCTTGCTCAGCAACCGGCTCGCGTACGTGCGGGCGGTGGCCGGGCTGAGGAACAGTTCCGCCGCCACCTCCTGGTTCGACCGCCCACGGCCGATCAGCGTGAGCACCTCCCGCTCCCGCTCGGTGAGGGAGTCGAGCACGCCGGGAGCGGTCCGCTGCACCGGGGCGTCCGCGACCTGGCGCATCAGCGTCCGCGCCACCGCCGGGGAGAGTGTCGCCTCCCCCGCGGCGACCCTGCGGATCGCGGACCGCAGCTCCGACGGCGCAACGTCCTTGAGCAGGTAGCCGCTCGCCCCGGCGCGGATCGCCTCGAGGATGTCGGAGTCCTCGTCGAACGTGGTCAGCACGAGCACGCGGACGTCGGCCAGGCCTGGGTCGGCTCCGATGGCGGCGGTCGCCTCGATCCCGTCCATCTCGGGCATCCGTAGATCCATGAGGACGACGTCGGGGTGGGTGCGGCGGGCCTCGGCGAGCGCCTCACGCCCGTTGCCGGCCTGGGCGACGACCTCGATGTCGCCCTCGTGGGTGGCGAGCGCGAGCAGGCCCGCGCGGACCAGGGTGGAGTCGTCGGCCATGAGGACGCGGATCGGCGCGGGATCGCGGGCGGGCACCGTCATCGGTCCAGCCTCGCAGGTAGCAGCGCCCGAACGGCGAACCCGCCACCCTCGCGCGGGCCCGCGGTCAGGGTGCCGCCGAGCAGGGTGGCCCGCTCGGCCATCCCGGCGATGCCGTGTCCACCGCTCCCGGCCGCTTGCGCGGGAACGGAACCGACGCCGTCGTCGATCACGTCGAGGTGCAGCGTGCCGTCGGTGACCCGAGCGCCGATCTCGACCCGCTGCGCGTGCGCGTGCCGGAGCACGTTCGTCAGGGACTCCTGGACGATCCGGTACGCGGCGGCATCGATCGCCCCCGAGAGGGCGCCGTTCGAGACGTCGACGGTGGTCTCGACCGTCAGTCCGGCCTCGCGTGCGGGATCGGTGAGCCGGGCCAACCCGGCCAGTCCGGGGGCGACCGTGCCGGGGTCGCGAAGCAGCCGGACGGTCGCCCGCAACTCCCCCATGGTCTGCGCCGTGGTCGCCCGGATCTGGGCCACTGCCCGGTGCGCCGCCGCGTCGTCGTGGCCGATCGCCTCGTCCGCGACGTTCGCGTGCACGGCGACCACGGACAGCGTGTGGCCAACGACGTCATGGATGTCCCGGGCGATCTGCACCCGTTCGGTCTGCAGCCGCTGATCGGTGCGGTGCTGCTGCTCGGCGCTGGTGAGCGCCGCGATGCGCTCGGCCTGGGCCCGTGCCTGCCGCCGCGCTCGCACGCTCACCCCGAGCGCGATCGCGGCGGCGACCAGGGCGACGTTGGTGAGGAGCTCGTACCCGAGCAGGTACGCCGTCGGCTGGCCCTCGGCGATGCGGAAGTAGGCGGCCACGCCGGTCAGCAGGGCACTCAGCACGACGGCCCACCAGGTATGGCCCTGCTCGGCGGCGGAGTACAGCGCAGCGGAGGCGGGCAGCGCGATCCCGATCGGCGGGAAGCCGATGGCGTAGTAGACGAAGATGCCGACGACGGTGAGCACCAGGACCAGCCGTGGATACCGCCGTCGGCCCGCCATCAGCAGGCCGAAGCCGACGGCGAACAGGTACGCGGCAGCCGGGGCGGGGGCCGGGTCGATCCGGCCCGGATCGGCCAGGATCACGAGCGCGACGCCCATCGCGATGCCGACGCCGAGGAGCACGTCGAGGACCCGGGGGTCCACGTCGCCGGTCGGCCTGCCGGTTCGCATGGACCCCACCCTAGGAAGAAGTCCCCCTGGGGGACATCCCGCATCGGTCGCGGATCGGTGTCGCCTGGAGGCGACACCGACGGCCAACAACGTGCGACGGCCGCACGCGCCCGCGGGCCGATGTGCGCAGGGCCGCGAGTTCCTAGCGTCGAGGGCATGACGACAGAGCCCGAACGACACACCCCCGGCGCCACTGCGCCGGCGCCGTACCAGGCGCCGACCGCGGACGCGATGCCCACGAACACCGGCGGGCCGCAGCAGGCCGCACCGCACACGCCGCACACGCCCACGCCCACGCCCACGCCGAACATGCCCACGCCGATCACGCCGACACACGCCGACCAGGCCGGCACCCCGCACGCCGGAGCGCCCACGGGCTCCGGCTGGGTCGGCGCCGGGCAGTCCGGCACAGCCACGAGCCCCGGCCGGACCGGCCCTGCGCAGCCCGGTGATCAGGGGCCCGCCACGGCGCCGCTGTCCTGGGCGCTCATCATCGGCCTCGGCGCCCTGACCCTGCTCTGGCCGCTGACCGCGGCCACGCCGATCGCGGACCAGTTCGGCGGGCCCGAACGCGCCATCGCGGTGCGCTCGGTCATCGCGCTCGCCTGGATCCTGGTGGTCCTGCTCGCCCGGGTCGCCCGGCCGCTGGCGACGCTGACGCTCGCCGGGCTCGCTGCCGGCGTCATCACCGTCGGCGTCGACGTCCTGCTCTCCCCCGCAGGGCTGGGCAGCGGCCTGACCGCGCTCCCGTTCGCGGCGATCCCGATCCTCGCGACGCAGACCCTGTTCGGCGCCGTGACCGGCCTGATCGCCCTCGGCCTGCAGAGACTGACGCGATGACCGGGGCGACCACGCCGGACCGAGCGGGGCTGCGCCGTCGGGCGGCTGAGACCCCCGCATTGACCGGGGTGAACACGCCGGCCGGACGGAGCCCGCGCCGTCGGGCGGCTGAGACCGCCACACCGACCGAGGCGAACACGCCGTCCGGACGCAGCCCGCGCCGTCGGGAGGCAGAAGCCGCCACACCGACCGAGGCGAGCGCACCCGACCGACGGAGCCTGCGCCGTCGGACCCTGTTGCTCCTTGCCGCCGGGGCACCGGCGGTCGTCGCGGCCGGCAGCCTGGCCGCCTGCGGCGCGAGCGTCAGCCCTGTCACCGAGCCGTCGGCGTTCGACCGGCCGCTGACGATCCCGCCGCTGGCCGAGTCCACCGTGGCCGCGGACGGCACCCGCGTGTTCACCCTGGAGGCGCGGGAGGGGACCTCCCGGTTCCTCGACGAGGCGACGACCGCCACCTGGGGCTTCAACGGGGACTTCCTCGGCCCCACGCTGCGGGCCGAGCGCGGCGAGCGGGTCGCCGTCGAGGTCACGAACTCCCTGCCGGAGAGCACGAGCGTGCACTGGCACGGCATGCACCTGCCGGCCGCGATGGACGGCGGGCCGCACCAGAGCGTCGAGCCCGGCCAGACCTGGCGCCCGGAGTGGACGATCAACCAGCCCGGCGCCACGCTCTGGTACCACCCGCACCCGCACGGCCGCACCGAGCAGCACGTCTACAAGGGCCTGGCCGGCCTGTTCCTGCTCGACGACGGCGAGACCGAGGCGGCCGGACTCCCGAGCGAGTACGGGGTGGACGACATCCCGGTGATCGTCCAGGACAAGAGCTTCGACGACGGCGAACTCACCATCGATGACGGCGGCAACGAGGTGGGGCTGCTCGGGTCGACG
Coding sequences within:
- a CDS encoding multicopper oxidase family protein; translated protein: MTGATTPDRAGLRRRAAETPALTGVNTPAGRSPRRRAAETATPTEANTPSGRSPRRREAEAATPTEASAPDRRSLRRRTLLLLAAGAPAVVAAGSLAACGASVSPVTEPSAFDRPLTIPPLAESTVAADGTRVFTLEAREGTSRFLDEATTATWGFNGDFLGPTLRAERGERVAVEVTNSLPESTSVHWHGMHLPAAMDGGPHQSVEPGQTWRPEWTINQPGATLWYHPHPHGRTEQHVYKGLAGLFLLDDGETEAAGLPSEYGVDDIPVIVQDKSFDDGELTIDDGGNEVGLLGSTVLVNGTIGAVLDVTTEIVRLRILNGSTARTYSFGFDDRSFTLVATDGGLLRAPVELDRIRLSPAERAEILVRMEPGTETMLHSFKPELGRVVVPFAVGGNDEFDVLRLRAAESLAPSGEPAAVFTEFGLDAATATTTRSFELQDREINGQLMDMGRIDESVYVDTTEIWEVRNQDLSPHNFHVHDVQFEIVDIDGDAPPPELAGRKDTIYTEPQRTYRLVMRFEEYTDPAMPYMYHCHLLRHEDEGLMGQFVVLAPGEVAQPPEGTSAGGGPGGAGSGGAGSAGHDH
- a CDS encoding response regulator transcription factor; protein product: MATVTHSAQPGTQGSGPERTLRVLLVDDDALVRAGLTMMLDGTTAAGTTVRVVGEAGDGDEVPDALAAHPCDVVLMDLRMPRVDGITATERLRSASDAPEVVVLTTFHTDAEIVGALRAGASGYLLKDTPPAEIVTALARVADGDAVLSPEVTRHLIARTVGEVGPRESARKRLDRLSEREAEVAREIARGATNAEIAGALFLSVATVKAYVSTVLTKLGVGNRTQIALLVHDGGWLEA
- a CDS encoding sensor histidine kinase — translated: MRTGRPTGDVDPRVLDVLLGVGIAMGVALVILADPGRIDPAPAPAAAYLFAVGFGLLMAGRRRYPRLVLVLTVVGIFVYYAIGFPPIGIALPASAALYSAAEQGHTWWAVVLSALLTGVAAYFRIAEGQPTAYLLGYELLTNVALVAAAIALGVSVRARRQARAQAERIAALTSAEQQHRTDQRLQTERVQIARDIHDVVGHTLSVVAVHANVADEAIGHDDAAAHRAVAQIRATTAQTMGELRATVRLLRDPGTVAPGLAGLARLTDPAREAGLTVETTVDVSNGALSGAIDAAAYRIVQESLTNVLRHAHAQRVEIGARVTDGTLHLDVIDDGVGSVPAQAAGSGGHGIAGMAERATLLGGTLTAGPREGGGFAVRALLPARLDR
- a CDS encoding response regulator, whose translation is MTVPARDPAPIRVLMADDSTLVRAGLLALATHEGDIEVVAQAGNGREALAEARRTHPDVVLMDLRMPEMDGIEATAAIGADPGLADVRVLVLTTFDEDSDILEAIRAGASGYLLKDVAPSELRSAIRRVAAGEATLSPAVARTLMRQVADAPVQRTAPGVLDSLTEREREVLTLIGRGRSNQEVAAELFLSPATARTYASRLLSKLHARDRAQLVVLAYESGLVSPGWD
- a CDS encoding TetR/AcrR family transcriptional regulator translates to MRSTTTGSDRSVDDLTARARIRDAAVRRFATDGLTAPLRTIAADAGVSPGLILHHFGSRDGLREACDQFVLDEMFRADDELLRDGGASTAAAWLSGLGQHSAMVGYMLRLLQHGGPVLTAFVDRMVAATADYLEAGVADGSIRPSLAPKARARYVVESSLGALLLRMPAARDRLDLDALAGLLQAYTEEITVPSLELYTEGLLVDRSLLDAFAASLPGESPATEPEDGR
- a CDS encoding sensor histidine kinase, whose translation is MRTLHDVCAVDPRRPPREVTAVMMVGLAALAGLTLVSMISNASSTAFVVLDVGVAVASVLCVPLLARRPVPGAAALALLATLSPIATTGSTMGTYYVARNAPLPDAVGIAVIGFGANLVQFLWRPMPGIDTFWFVLLDAAAHAALLGVGALFRSREQLIRSLLERAALAEADRDRHADEARLAERSRIAREMHDVLAHRLSLLATYAGALEYRPDAPPEQVARAAGVLRTGTHEALEDLREVIGVLRLPDGDGPDRPRPQPDVPEIGRLIATARASGMDIAYSAGYADPTSLPGASARTGYRIVQEALTNARKHAPGAPVRVRVAGEPGEGLNIEVSNDAATRSADATLVGSSAGLIGLAERVDLAHGRLTHGPHAQGFRVVAWLPWPR
- a CDS encoding DUF6069 family protein, with the protein product MSTTTSPPATTATSRMSTSARRLRRTLAVGVATAVGVGTWLIAVPGRGVDLSVTMAEATTQIGLGSVIVACVVAGLAGWGSLALLERLTAGAPKLWVLIAVAFTVVSLLGPVGQAQSLEAALTLGAMHLGVGAALIGLLPVRGATRTNRGR
- a CDS encoding YchJ family protein: MSLERACSCGSGAAYDACCGPLHRQERYASTAEELMRSRYCGYAVGALDHVFRTWHPRTRPAEIEPTAGLTWLGLTIVATDAGGPDDRDGVVEFRARYSTVAGPGELHERSTFTRRAGRWVYVDGDIDP